GGTCCAGTTCGGTAAGAATGTCAGCTCTTCTCGGAATCGTCCCCCGATATTTCGAATGGTTCCCCGGTTGTTCTGGATCAATGTGCCGCGCGTGCCCTGGCCGTCATCCAAATTTTGGAAGGTCTGCCCCTCCTGTTCCATATTGTTGACGAAGAATCCGAGATAGCTGTTCAGCGGCATGCCTGAGATGTGGCCGGTATGGCGCAAATCGGTATAATGTTTCCAATTGGTATTCACATTATCAAAGATTTGATTGAAATACTGGTTAATATCCTTGACGTCATAATCCCCTTCTGTCGTCAAGATGAGGTTTGGTGTCAACTGCCGTTCATACATTAATCCGATAATGGTGCGGCGGTCGAGCCGAGATTGATCTCTTGATTTCGTTCCAGTTCCGGCCTGACGATCGTTTGCATTAAATTGGCTCTTGGTAAGCCGGGTAGGTACCTTTGTATCCAGCCAGTTGGTGATGGCTTTGACGTAGAGGCTCTGTTTTTCGTCAATGGTGAAGCGGAAATTCAAATTCAACGTCTGGGTGTTATATCCACTGTGATCGATATACCCGTTTTCAGCGGCGTTACTGGCAAATAACGATACATCAAGATTCTTCCAGTGTTGGCCGAACGCGCCCGCCTGTTTGTTATATCCGTATGATCCACCGGCAAAAAACCCCTCGACTCCATTGATGTCACTGCCCCGTCGGGTTTTAAAATGCACCATTCCGCCTAAGGCATAATTGTCATACAGTGAGGAAGCCGCTCCACGGATCACTTCGGTCGATCTCATGAACCACGGGTCCTGGATATCGAGTCGTGACAATCCGTCCGACTGCGTTTGCTGAAAGCCATCTTCATAGACTTTGATATCCCGGATGGCGAAGGCCGTTTTGATTCCGGATCCTCGAATGGAAATACTGAAGTCCCTGGGTCCATTAGCCTGGCGCAGTACCACGCCGGGAAGAGATTCCATGGATTCTTTCATCGTTCGGGTGGGTTGAGATTCGGTTTCCGATTGAGGGGTGGAGGATAGTGTCAGGCCTTCGGGACGTTTTAAAATCCGGGTGCTGACAATACTCATCTCTTCGAGCGTCACCACTTCCTCCTCCTGGAGAGTCGCCTGTGTTTGCCGTTGTTCATCGGTTTGTTGGGAAGCAGGAATTTGATGGATTTCCCTAAGTTGTTTCCTGATTTCTTCTAGCCTGCTGTTGATGTGATCGAGTTCACCTTCCAACTCCTGTTGTTGCTGAAGAAGGGATTCTTGGGTCACCGTAGAGGGATTGCTTGATGCAGCAACGGCTGGAGAGAAGGCGCTGGAAATGGTTTGTACGGTGAAGAGTAGGACGAAGATTGGCCATGACCAATTCCACGAACAGACAGAAAGAAACTGTTTCACGAGGTAATCTCCTTACAAAAAAGATAAATTGAACATGCATGAGTCAACCGGCTATGCATGTGGCCAGCAACTAAGAATCAGGCTCACTGAAGGAATTTTCGGGTGAGACCCAGGTTAGGATTCATGAGTATGGGGAAGGAGGCGTGAATCTCCCGCAACCCACAGCCGAGCCTTAAGAATCTTTAGGAGAAAAAGGACAAGAGAACGTGTGGAGGAGCTCTGGCAGATTTGTTCGAAAGAGAAGGGAGTAAGCCAGGCTGGGCATAGAAAGAAAGGACGGCGCCAAATTCCTGGGATGGGGAATGCCACGATGGAGAGGTGATGAGAGACGTTGACGAAAGTTTTCCGATGTGACAGGCCCAGTTGCAAAGAACCCCATGAAGAGGTTTCGTATGGCTGTGATGGGATTCCGGAGAATCCAGAGAGAGGTCTTGCACGGTCACGCACGCCGTGGATGCCAGGAGCATGGCGAGAAACAGGCTTGATGTCAGGAGGGAGATTGGTCGAAGCCGCTGGTGCATTTACTTCGGGTTGAGGAGGTTGTGGATGTACGCGACGGATTCAGGGCTATCCCATTCTCTGGGCCCCATGATCCGTTGGCTCAGATGTCCGTGAGCATCCACAATCACTGTTGTGGGAAGATTTCTGACCATGAGGGCTTGAGAGAGTTCTTCCTGTTCATCCAGGAGGGCATCAAAATGCAACTGGAGTTGCTGCCAAAATACTTTGATTTCTCGCGGACGAATATCGGTAGTAACCGCCAGTATGGCCAATTGGTCTGCAGGGAACTTTTGACGAAGACGTTCTAACGAGGGCATTTCTTCCTTACAAGGGCCACACCAGGTGGCCAAAAAATTCAAGTTGAGGACTCGTCCTTCCAATTCATCCGAATGAATAGATGTGCCCTGCAGGGTGCGGAGCTGGAATGGAGGAAGGGTTTGGGGGATATCGAATCGGCTAAGAATGAACGGGGTAGAAGAGGGATTTCCCAAAGCCAGGGCCATTCCCAGGACTCCTGAAGCCAGCAGAGAAAGCGGTGTCATGGTTTTGGGTGTAATTGCGCCGTCCGCGAGGTGGGAAAAGAGAGACGATGAACTACCGTACTCCATCCCGGGAAAGCCACTTGCTCGGACCAGGCAATGACGGCTTGTCCCAGGTCATTTAATGCCACGGCCGGACTCTTGGCCTTTTTCTCATTCAACTTTTTCGGGGGACTGAATGTCTGTCCCCGATCAAGGGAATAGGTGAACACGATTTCCCGCCGCACCGGAGATTGCTCTTCCCAGGATACGAGTAGATGGCCTTCTTGATTCACCGCCAGTTGAGGATGGTCGGGAAACGTCCCTTTGGACGTGTTCAACGCACGTCGAGGTGTGAAGGTTTTTCCCTGATCATCGGAATAAGCCAGATACACACCCGGCGTATCATCAGGTCCTTCCGTATACCAAGTGACATAGAGGCGCCCTTGCTGGTCGACCCCCATGGTCGCGGGACGATGGGGACAGCCCTCGTAGACCCATTGATCATTGCCCACGATAACCGGGGGAGAAAACGATTTCCCGTTATCGGTGGAACGAGACACGACCGTTTCCCGGACTGCCCCGGACAAGACCTTGCGCCATGCCAGATAGACGGTGCCATCAGAGGCTGTGGTCATATGGGTCCGGCAGCAGACACAACTGGATTCGTCAATTTTCAGGTTTGGTGAAAGGGTGCTGCCCTGGTCTTGGGAAAAGACCGTATAGGTGGCCGGATCTTTTTTCCCTTCCCGGGCATCAAGCCAGGCGATATGGACGGAACCATTCGGACTGACGGTCAAATGGTCAAAGGAATGGCCGGTGACGGCGTCGTCGTCGTTGACTCGAACAGGAGGAAGAAAGGTTTTCCCCCCATCAAGTGACCGGCTCAGGAGAAGAAGATTGGTAAATAATTTACCGCCGGCTTCGGGATGAGGTGTTGTCCAGGTGATGTACACATCGTTTTTGACGCCTAACGCCAAGGCCGGTGGTTCGTGGAGGGAAGTGGCGGGTGGACTGGAAAGATTGACTTTGATGGGTTCTGGGTAATGTTCCTGTTGAGGTGGGATCTTGAGATAATAGACTCCTCGATCTTCCTGCTTTTCTCCGCCCCAGGCGAGGTGAAGAGTCCCGTCTTTATCCAGTTGAGCAGCTGGGCCGGTGGTTTGCATGCCTTGATGGTCGATGATGTGTTTAGCCCCGGCTTGAACCAACGAAGCAGAGGGTTCCGCCCCGAGGACTTCGGATATTTCACCTCCCAGGCCCATCGAGAGAGCTAGAGAAATGGTGCCAAAAAGTACAGGTCTTATCATGGGTGCCTCCACGGATATTCGAATGTAGGAAGAAGAATTACGTTCATCATTCCTAAATGTGAGAGTGTGTATTTTTACCAGAAGGGTGAAAGCCTACGCTACCTTCAGGATGTGGAGTGTATGTCAGCGCCGCACCGGATACATATCGATACTACAGTTTTTTTGGTAAATGAAATAATTCAACCAATTCAACCAACCTTTTTGGAGAAATCACTGAGTAATAAACTTCAACCTTATTTATCAAGTTCCAGCAGATGGGGAAGTAGAGGAAATCGAATGACCAGTTTTTCAATAGGCAGTATGGATGCCAGGAAAAATGAATATTCAAGAGGTCGAGCAACATGGAGAGAAAATAGAATATCCATTTATGAATTTTGGAATAAAAAGTCAGGGTGAAAGACAAGGAGGTTGCAAGTCCAAATGCCTTCACCCTGAAGTGGAGCGGGCTCGGTCAGGGAGAAGTCACGCCGCTCCGAGTTCCGCTGGAAGAGTGCAATGAATTTTTAGCAATAAAAACTGATATACCCGACTTGCGACTTTTGTTCTACGGGCGTGTGCCGATGCTTGCTACATTGAGGTAGTTCAATGGCCGTATCCTTGGAGTTCACGATTGGATGACTTCCCTGCGTGGTGCAGTTTTTTAACCCTCTACCAAAGTTCTGGAATGAGTGGAAGCAGGAAGGGAACGAATAAGAGAAACCAAGAGGTTTGTGAGTTTCTGAGAGGCGCGGCTGGACCTTCTATTCCTGCCAATCGAATCCGGAGGCCCGTGCCAATTCTTGCGGGGTCTTGAGGCCGGTTAACCGGCGTTCCCCGATAATCCACGTGGGGTAGCTTTTAATGTCAGCCTTAGCGCAGGGAGCGGTGAGAGCGCTACCTCGTCCTCCAGAACTACATTCCACGTAAGGAAGCCGTTTGGCGGACGAAAGAAATTCGGCTTTTTGTTCCTGGCAGCGTGGGCACCAATAGGCACCGTAAAACTTGGCACCGGTTTCATTGAGGTGAATGGCTAGGGCTTGCATTTGGGGATCTTCCGGGCCGGCGGCTGCGTCGAACACTCCACTATAATGCAAATGCAGTCCGCCGACGATGACAAGGCCGATCACGGCTGCCTCTTTCAGTGATTTCGTCCAATCGGGAGGCCGTCGAGCGAGGGCCAGACCAAGGGTTGTCGTGATGATGGCAAATGAAGTCAGGCAATATGGACAGGTGGCTTCGATCTCCAGGACTGAGACGATGGTCAAGTAGGCGCTGACCGCGAATCCGGTCATAGCCACGTAAATCAATGCCGATCCGCTACCGGATTTGCCACGGCCGGACCAGGCGAGCCCCGCAATTACCACATAGGTCACGAAGCCCCACAAGGCCATGGGGATTCCCAGAAAGGTTGCCCATCGGCTGCTCTGCACAATGTCGCAGCCCGAGCCCTCGCTGCAAAATGCCGGGTGAACCTCGAACGAGGCGGTATAGGTCAGGTAAGCGGTTAATAATAGTCCGGCACCGGCCAGAATAATGATGAGAAAGTCCAGTAGGGCTTTCGAACCTGAGGCCATGGAAGACGGAGCGTTCGATGGCTTTCTTGCTGTTTCAGAGCCGATTGATTGTGTCTGTCGTCTGGATTTTGCCATTGTATGCCTCGTGAACGAGTGTATCATGGGCTTCTTGCCATTGAAATCCCGACAATGTATCAAATACTCCCGACCGTAGCGGAGACTTTTGCCAAGGTAATGTCAGGCCGGTATTCCTCACGATAGATTGCTGATCACAGAATCAAAACTCCAAACGGCTTGTTGCTTTAGGTCCGACGTAAGAGAGGGATTTTGAGGTCTTTTAGGAATCTTGAGGCTCTACGCCGAAATTATGTACCGCGAAAATTTTTCTGGCGCTGCTGCACTGTGTTGAGGAAAGAAGAGGTGGGGTGCGCATAGAAGTAGGGTGAAGGCCTAGGAGGCTGCAGATTCGCAAACCACCTTCACCCTACTCGTCCAAGGTTGGAGGCCGGTCCGTCCCTGGATGTTCTACGCCGATTCGTTTTGCCCGTAACTAGGAAACGATAAACATACTTGGTTACTGAGCCGCCTGTATTCGTTTGTCAAAATCTTCATCATACCGGTGCACAAAGTCTTTGGATGCTCCCAGGGGTAAACGACACCCCCGGCAGGTCCTATAATCGACATCCAATCGTTCCCCATTCGCCTTAAACGCTGCGTAAATCCAGTCGCCGTTTTTTACATTCTCCGGGGAGCCTTTTCCCCATCCCGCATCTTTTTGCATGACAAAGACCTTGGCTCAATCCGCCTTTACCAGATTTCCCTCCGCTCCCTTTTCGAGTGTCCCTTCGGCCTTTTTCTTGGCGTTGTAGATTTCCATCACGAGAATGCTGCCATTGGCAAACGGTTGGCCCGCTTCTGCGCTTTCCCCGGTGGGTTGATATAGAGGTCGCGGACGGCGTTCGGTTTTTGAACCCCGTGGAGAAATACCGGATAGGATTTGTCATCGACCGGAAAGACCAATTCGCCGTCTTTCGGTGTGGAACCGGATTGGGCCGCAATCGGCATGGTGGTGGATGCACACGCTAGAACCACCAAAGCCAGAAATGTGATACTCATTCTCTCCATATTGCTTCGCTTCCTTCGTTGATATCTCGTTCGGTTGATGGAACCGACACATTGTGACAAGGCATATTCAGATCGTTGACGCGGTGGCTCCAGCATACGATGGACCATATAGTCCGTCTATAGACGGGTACTAGCTGTTACTACAGTGAGATGGTCGGTGGGGTATAGTCCTCTCATTTCCAGAATTTTTTGGGTTAGTGATATTTCGAAGGTACATAAAAGCTAAGTGGATTCATCGCCTGATAGCTGACGTTTGTGCCCATTCCCGCATCGGGATCGACAAAACCATCGGCCATCCCGGTTTCGTGCCAGATGAATGCAGACGATGCGGTGGGACCACGATTGAATTGATGGACCCGTTGGGCGAATGTCCGCCTGGCAGCTTCAATCCGGTCAATCTCCTCGTCCGACGACAAATCTAGGCGGAGAAAAAACGGGGAGGAGCACGAGAAGGTTTATGGTGATGACGGAAGAGATCCGGTGCGGTTGGTTTAAAGAGCGGAAGAACGCCCAACAGCGAAAACGTGCGGAGAATGTCAGTTGACAGTGTCTGAAGGCCTTGCCCGGCTTGACACGTCCAGCTACACCAATTATTCCCATGAGTCTCCTGATCATGATGACCGTGGTGTATGTGGAGCGGAGTCGTATAGGCAAGGCCTCCGGTTACGAGCAGGAAGCACATGCTGAGCATGAATGCGGCAAGCGACTGTGTGGGAGTGGTCTTCCTCATCATGGTCTATGGCTTTAGCATCAATGTCGATGACCTCTCCCGTCAGGCTAGCGGTTCCTTTGCAAGGTGTCTACGGACGAGTACTCATCGATGCAACATTTCACTTCATGCTCATTGACATTCTGTGATAGCGAACTCCCAATGGTCTTTTCGATTTTGTTGAATCAACGCATCAATGGAATCCCGAAATATGCGTAAGCTACCTTTTCCAATTTTTGTCGCCTTCAGGCGATCCTCTTCAACCCATCGGTAAATAGTCCATCGGCTGACATTTAAGGTTTGAGCGGCTTCACCAACACGCAAGAGTTTTTTGTCCATGGGTTCTCCTTCCACAGCAAATATGCTGTGTCATAGGATTAACGTTATGTGATCGTGTCCGGTTGTTGACCGAGGAGGCCGGCACGAAATGTTTTCAATCGGGTTGAGCGTGGTTTCTTCCGGAGCGCCAGACAGTGAATCAATGGGGAATGGAGATCATGCAATTATCAACCATTCTGCTCACGGCGAAACGCTGCTCTTGAGGTATGTGTTCAAGGATGGACTGGGTAAGAGTCCCGATCTATCCATGAACCAACAAATGAACGGGCGGGCCGCGAGGAGAGAAGGTGTATACGGGGAAGGTTCGAGAAAGGGTGAATGCGGGTTTCAGAGACCAGAGCAGGAGGGGAAGAAACGGTGCCGCCCATTGAGTAATCGATCCGGCGCCTGAGGCAATTTGGGCGACATGACAAGCCCATGAGCAAAGAAGAGAGAGGGATTCGGCCGGGTGGGAATGATGGGCAAGGTTGGGATCAAGGGACCTTGAAGCACAAAATGCCCCTGCACCCAGGAGCACCACGTGTAATCCAATCAACAGCACGATCAGACCGGAGGCCAATCGAGAGTGTAGATTGGTGAATGTGGCCAAAGAGAGGTGCCTCATGGGATCCGGGTGCTTATGATTCCGAATTGGGTTTTGTGGCAATTGCCATGTTGGGAATGCCTGCCAATCGAATGATATCCATCACCTTAATCACCTGGCCATGAGGAACCTGTTCATCGGCGTTAATGACGATTGATGGGTCAGAATCGGTTTGTCGAAGACTTGTCAGCCGGATTTCCAGTTCCGAGAGTTCAATGCGATCCTTATTGTAGTACAGCGTTCCTTCATGGGTCAGAGTGAGGGAGATTTGATCAGGAACTTTATCCGTGGCCGAGTCGGCAGTTGGTAAGTTGACCGGCATCCCATGCTGAATGGTCATGGAAAGCGTGGCGATCATAAAAAACACCAGGAGAAAAAACATCGTATCGATCATCGGAATGATCTCGATACGAGCCTTTTTTTTTACCGCTGCTGGGAGTTTCATGAGTCTGGAGCCGTAGATTCTTGAAGGGTAGTCTGGAGCTGCGTGGCGTATTGTTCTATGCGTTCGGTTTCCTGCTCAACTTGCGAAAGGAAATAATTATAAGGAATGAGTGTAATGACGGCGACACAAATCCCCGCTGCGGTACAGATCAGGGCCTCAGCCACACCCCCGGTGACTGCATGGGGATTACCTAAACCCGTTTCGGCCATAATGCCAAAGGAACTGATCATCCCGATAATCGTGCCAAGTAGCCCGAGTAAAGGCCCCAACGTAATCACCGTATCCAGGATGGATAAGCCGCGTTTAAGTTGAGACACTTCTGCGATTCCCGCCGCTTCCATGGCTTTGTCTGGCTGTTTCGCGCGGTGAAATATACCTGCAGCCAGAACCCGTAAGGTCGGACTTTGTCGTTGTTCGGCTACTGCCAGTGCATCGGACCATTTTCCCTGCCCGGCCAGCTTAATTATCCGATCTGCGAGGCGGCTGAAGCGTAACGATCGGAATTTAAGGCCTCGTTCAATGGTGATGGTCAGCGCTAACAATGAGCAGCCTAAGATGGGGATCATCATCCATCCGCCCTTGATAAGTATTTGAATCATTTCTATCTTCCTTTTCCTTTTTTCACTTAACTGTTCAGGTCAAATCTAATGGGAATGTCGACCCATTTGGCGATGGGGATGTTCCCGTCTTTGGCTGGCAGAAATTTCCAGTTTTTAATGGCTTCTTGGGCAGCCAGATCTAAAGCTTCATGCCCGCAGCTCTTTCGAATTTCTACCTGGCTCGGTGCGCCGTCGGCGGTAATCAATGTTCGCACAATAACCGTGCCTTCCCAACCAGATTCCCGCGCCACACGGGGATACAATGGCTTGGATGAGGCCACGATTTTCGGCTTGGAAGTTGAGGATCCGGCCGCCATTGGTGGCGGAGTTTTTAATGCGGGACGAGCCGCCGGGCTTGGCGGAGGGGGCAGCGTGTGTTGGGCTTTTGGTTCGCGACTGTTCATTGGTAAGGGAGTTCTGGCAATGGGTTGTTCCTGCTGTGGCGGCGCTGTTGCAAGCGGAGGCCTTTGCTGGTGTTGTGAAGGCACTGCCATTTTCATCATTTGACGACTCTTCATGGCCTGCTCCGTTCGCGTGTCTTTGAGCATCGGCTGTGCCTGAGGAAGAGGCGGCGGCGGAGTCAGAGGTTTGGATGGGGTTTGTTTGATCGATGCCTGCATCGGAGGCGCCGGCATGGACGGTGTAGGTTCGGTCCGGGGGGGCGGTGGCGCTGGTTTGGCAAAATGTGGTGTGGTTGGCGTGAGGGGTTTCGTGATCGGTTGTGGGGTGGGACTGATCTCTTGGAGAGCCGGGACCAACGTCACCTGAACCGTTGGTGTGGGGTCATTCAATGCGGGAGGACTTGGAATATAGGCCAGGGCCGCAAGAATGGCCGCATGAAGAATGGCGCTGCCCAGAGCGCTCAGGAGAAAAACCCGATTATTCACATCAGAAGAGGAATCTTCAAACGTGGAGTTCACGATTTGCTCCGTTGTAATAATGTTTGAATTCGTTCGTCCTGTCCCCCAAGCCTCAAGAATTCTTCGTAGTGTTTGAGAGCTTTTTGGGGAGTATTGCGATGAAATTCATACAACATGCCAAGATTATAGTGGGCTTCGGCCAACTGATCATTCAAGGACAAAGCTGTTTGATATTCCTTTTCTGCTTGATCAATTTTTGATAAGGCTGCATAGACGACCCCTAGATTGACGTGCGCCTCCGAATTGTTGGGATCGAGTTTCGTAACCTGTTCAAACGCTTGCGCCGCTTCCTTGAGGGCTTCCTTTTGCTGGTAAAGGATGCCTAAGTTGAAATAGGCGCTGACTAAATCATGGTTTAATTTCACGGCATGTTGGTAGGCCTGAATGGCGTTGTCCACGTGATCAGATTGTTGAGCGAGTGATCCGGCCATTAACCATCCATTTACATACGTGGGATGGAGGGAGACGAGCTGGTCGACGTAATGTTGGGCCTCATCAGGCTTGTGTTCCTGGGCCAGCCAAAACGCGATGCCGTATAACGAATCGACGCGATGTGGCTCGAGTTCCAAGACGGCCTGATGGGCCTTGATGGCCTGTGGCGCTTGTTGTTGTTGATCATAGAACGCTGCCAACGCGATGCGGGCTTCCGCAAACTTGGGATAGGCCTTTAAGGCCAGATTGAATGATTGCTCGGCTTTTGGGAATTGGGCCTGTTGCTGGTAAATGGAGCCGAGATCCACATAGGCTTGGGCAAATTGGGGATAGTCCTCCACCGCCCGTTGCAACTCCATGATGGCCTTAGCAGGCTGATCAAGATTATTGAGAATTAATCCCAACAGATGGTGCGCTTCAGCATATCCCGGGTACAAGGTCAGGGCGCGCTCTAAGGGGGCAATGGCCGCAGTCCATTGTTCGTGTTCATAGGACGAAAAGGCCTGAGCCAGAAGGTCATGAGCTTCTCCAGCCTGACTTGAGGGGCTGCCCATGCCGATATGGATGAGAAGGAGAAAAACGGCGATGAGTCTGAGCTTTGGGAAAAGAGGTATCATGGGTTAACCTTATTAATAGTGGCAATTTCCACGGATTTATTGAAGCAAATCAAATCGAATGGGTAAATCCACAGTGGACGCCACTGCGAATTCTCCATTTTTTGCTGGTTCAAACAACCAGGTTTTTACTGATTGCACGGCGCTCTCATCCAGGAGAGAAAATCCCGAACTTTCTTGAACTATGGCATTCCTGACTATTCCATCGGCGGTTATCTGCGTTCGTAGCACCACCTTCCCCTGCCAGCCTTGCTCTCTGGCCATTCTCGGATAGAGAGGACGTTCGGTTTTCAGGGGTTTGACACCTGTCTTTCGCCCGCGTGTTGTTCCGATCTGGTCCAGGAGAATACGGGGCAGGGGCTGCTGTGGCAGGTCAACGAAATGGAGATCAGGAACAGCCAGGTGGTGAAAGGTCGTGGGTGTCCCTGAGTGGTTGAAAGAGGGCAACGGAAATGAATAGGTGATACTGGTTTTTGTCACCGTTGTCCCAGTCACTTCAATGACCTCTAGTGTTTCAATAGGTTCAGAGCTTTCAGGTGGGTTTCCTGCCAAAGAAATTGGGTTGGAGGTCAGCGTGCACCAGAGAAATACAAAAATATAGAACATTAGATTGTGGCGACGTACCATAAGATCTCTTTCCCTTAGGTAGCTTGCCCACTGGTCGTGTTGCTTTGTATCCATCATGTATCTTTTTATATTTTCGGGTATTGGCACATCGAGAATAAAACCGGCTGGTTTTTTTGCCGGTAAAAACTCACTCTCCCCTTAAGAAGTTTCCCCCTCGTTCGGTCTCTCCTGATCAGGAAGATATACGTCGCCACCTCCTCTGATCGCGCTCTGTGGAACCGTTCTCCAACTCCACGGGTTTTGGTGAAAACGGTTTAGGAGACAAACTTAGTTTAATTTTACCGGGGTGGAGCTCTGGTTGTAAGAAAATGAGTGGAAACGAGAGAAGGGACTGAAGGCGATGGCCATTCCATGATGGTAAGGAGTTGAAAACTGGGGGAAATATCCAGGTTGTCTCCTGAAATGGTTTGTGCGGCAGCGCACATCCAGGAACAGACTCCCGTGCTGTGGGTGGAGGGTGTGTGGTGATGAGTATGGTCGGTAATATGCGAAGCGTAGGTCCGATGCATGCTCCCCATGATGAGGAAGAGCATCAGAATAAAAACGATGGTGAGACTTTTTCGACAGGTCATGGTATCTACAGGCCGGAAACGACTGAAACCCCGAATAATAAAGGATGCTTATGCTAGGGAAATATCAAAGATTCTGTCAAGCAAATGGCCGCCCTCCGCATCGTGTCGTCGTTTGTCACATGATGAACCGTTGCCGCCATAAATCCCTTTCCCGTGAGTTGATTCCCACCGGTAATTCGGTATACTAAGATAACTGTACGGCTTGGAAAGGTGTATCTAGTCCTCCATCCCTATCCATCGTGAGTTTCTCCAACCCTATTTCTGTATCCGAGGTGTAAGGTCGATATGTTTGTTCGTCTATTAAATATCCTGTTTGGAAGCAAAAATGATCGAGAGCTGAAGCGGCTCAAGCCTCTGGTGGTTCGAGCCAATGAAATTGAAGATTCGTTGCAACCTCTTGATGACGCGGGATTGGCGGCAAAGACTTCAATTTTTAAAAAAAGACTGGAGGCCGGAGAGACCTTAGACGATTTACTCCCGGAGGCGTTTGCCGTGTGCCGGGAAATGTCCAAGCGCCGGCTTGGCATGCGCCACTTTGATGTCCAGTTGTTAGGGGGTATGGTCTTACATCAGGGCCGCATTGCTGAAATGCGCACGGGAGAAGGAAAAACCCTCGTCGCGACCCTTCCCGTCTATTTGAATGCGTTGGAGGGAAAAGGGGTTCATCTGGTTACCGTTAACGATTATCTGGCGAAGCGGGATGCCCAATGGATGGGACCGCTGTACCATGGCTTAGGTTTATCCGTCGGGACCATCCAACACGACGCCTCGTTTCTATTCGATCCGACTTATGATGCACCGGATAAACGGTTGCAATTCCTTCGACCGTGTTCTCGACGTGAGGCCTACGGGGCCGATATTACCTACGGGACCAATAATGAATTTGGCTTTGATTATCTGAGGGATAATCTCGTGGTCACGGATTTGAGTCAGGGCGTTCAACGGGAGTTGAAC
Above is a window of Candidatus Nitrospira neomarina DNA encoding:
- a CDS encoding tetratricopeptide repeat protein yields the protein MIPLFPKLRLIAVFLLLIHIGMGSPSSQAGEAHDLLAQAFSSYEHEQWTAAIAPLERALTLYPGYAEAHHLLGLILNNLDQPAKAIMELQRAVEDYPQFAQAYVDLGSIYQQQAQFPKAEQSFNLALKAYPKFAEARIALAAFYDQQQQAPQAIKAHQAVLELEPHRVDSLYGIAFWLAQEHKPDEAQHYVDQLVSLHPTYVNGWLMAGSLAQQSDHVDNAIQAYQHAVKLNHDLVSAYFNLGILYQQKEALKEAAQAFEQVTKLDPNNSEAHVNLGVVYAALSKIDQAEKEYQTALSLNDQLAEAHYNLGMLYEFHRNTPQKALKHYEEFLRLGGQDERIQTLLQRSKS
- a CDS encoding energy transducer TonB, with amino-acid sequence MVRRHNLMFYIFVFLWCTLTSNPISLAGNPPESSEPIETLEVIEVTGTTVTKTSITYSFPLPSFNHSGTPTTFHHLAVPDLHFVDLPQQPLPRILLDQIGTTRGRKTGVKPLKTERPLYPRMAREQGWQGKVVLRTQITADGIVRNAIVQESSGFSLLDESAVQSVKTWLFEPAKNGEFAVASTVDLPIRFDLLQ